The following DNA comes from Anaerostipes rhamnosivorans.
ATCACAGGTGTCCTTGTACTGGGATACTCCCCTTTGTAAGCGTGCAGATCGGTGCCGCATATACCGGAGTAAGCCACCTTGATCTTCACCAGGTCATTAACTGCCGCCGGCTCATCAATCTCTTGATACTCCATTTTGTCAAAACCGTCTGCGGTTTTTACGACTGCTTTCATTGTTGTGTTTTACCTCCTTTTATTTTACATTTGTTCACTTTTAAGAATTTTTGTAATATGATAATAGCATTGTTTTCCCATGAATACAATCTTTTTTCTTTTATTTTTTTCTGATAATTGTTATTTTGTATAATTATCTCAATAATTCTCAGACCTATTTGTGCATATTTTAGAAAAAACCAGATTGACATATGTTTATACCAGTGAGATACTGGTTATATCATTTGTTCATCTTTAAGAAATAATGTATCATATCATTTGTTGAAATCGAAAGGAGCTTCTAATGAGTCAAAAAGCTACAGTGGATGAAATACAGAAAACTGCGGACAGTATCCGCAGACAGATTTTAAAAACCGCCCTGGATAAAGGCGGCTGTTATCTGGCACAGGCTTGTTCCTCCGCGGAACTGGTGGCCAGCCTCTATATGGAAATCATGAACCTGGGACCATCTGCCGGCGAATGGGAACCCATTCCCTTTCCGGGCGTACCTGGTCCCGGCAATATGAATTATCAGCGGGGAGCTGCCTATCACGGGGTACCTGCTCCTGACAAAGACCGATTTTTTGTATCCTGCTGCCATTATGCATCCGTTATCTACTGCGCACTGGCTGCAACCGGACGGATTTCTCCCGACTGTATGGAAAAGTTTAATGTGGACGGGTGGAATATGGAAATGATCGGAGCCGAGCATTCCCCAGGGTTTGAAAACACTGCAGGATCCCTGGGACAGACGGTGTCCATCGCAGCCGGCACCGCACACGCCAGAAAAATGAAAGGTGAAACCGGCAAAGTATTCTGCCTGCTCGGAGACGGAGAACTGCAGGAAGGACAGCTCTGGGAATGTATCCAGTCTGCCTCCTATTTTAAATTAGATAATTTTATTGTCCTGGTGGATGCCAACGGCCAGCAGGTAGAAGGTGCCACAGACCATCAGACAAATGTTGAACCTATGACTGACCGGTTTGAAGCTTTTGGAGCCGTCTGCGTCTCCTGTGACGGCCATGATATCCAGGCTGTCATTGATGCGGCGTCAAAGACCCCGCACAAAGATAAACCACTTGTTGTCATCGCCAGAACCAACGGAACAACTGGTATCCCGCCGCTTCAAAAAAGATGGCCGTTTTTACATTTTGTACGGATCAAGGAAGATGAGCGGGATGAATTCATAAAAATATATGAGGAATTATAGAAAGGAGTGCCAATATGAAAATTGAAGTCAATACACACGAAAAGTCTATGCTGGCGTTCGCCGAAAAGCATCCGGAAACACTTGTGTTATCGGCAGATCTTGGAACATCATGTGAAGTCAAAAAGTTCAGGGCGCAAAAGCCGGAATCTTATTTAACGATGGGAATCGCGGAACAAAATATGTGTTCCTGGGCTGCAGGGCTTGCCAGAGAGGGATACCGCCCGTTTTTACATACCTTTGCGGTATTTTTGTACCGCCGCATTCTGGACCAGCTGGAGATGAGCGTGGCCTATCCAAATCTCCCAGTTGTTTTTGTAGGATTCGTTCCCGGCATCACAACTCCAGGCGGGGTAACCCATCAATCCATCAATGATGTAGCTACCCTGCGGTCTGTTCCCAATATGGCTATTTTTGATATCGGGGATGCCACAGAAATTGAAGGGGTCCTGGATCTTGCATATGAATGGAACGGCCCCGTCTATATCCGTATGCTCCGCAAGGAGGTCCCCAGATTGTTCCCTGCCAACGAACCGATGCAGTTTAATCATGCCCGGGTGCTGTCCGAGGGAGATGACGTAGTGATTTTTTCTTCCTCCATCTGTACGGAGGAAGCCATGAGAGCCACTGCCGCCCTGAAAGAAAAAGGAATTTCTGTCCAGCACATGCACATATCAACGTTAAAACCCTTCACAGATCCCAGCGTAACGGCCGCGATCAAAAAAGCGAAGTACGGGGTTGTAACCATTGAGAACCATTTGACCACTGGCGGTCTGGGAACCGCTGTTGCCGATGTCATCGCGGAGAATGGTCTTGGCAAGAGGCTGATAAAGATCGGCCTAAAGAGCTATCCCCACGGAGCCTCTAAGATGTATCTGATGAAAAAATACGGAATTGATGCCATGAACCTGGTCTATGCCGTTGAAGATCTGACAGGAAAAAAGCTGAATCTAAACGAATCCGATTTGGAGGACGTCCGGTTTGTGGATTTCCTGGAAGTTTAATTTGCAAAGGAGCACCTAATGTTTTTAGAAGAGAAAAAGAGAATCATCGAAGCAGGAATTAAATTAGACCGGTACGGTCTCATCTCGTTGGCAGGAGGAAACATCAGTACCAAAACAGATACAGGTGAAATCCTCATGACACCTTCCGGCATGATTTATGAAGATATGGAACCTGATGATGTGCTGGTCATGGATCTTGAGGGGCACATCATAGAAGGGACCAACAAACCATCTTCCGATATGGACGGAATTTTATATATTTTCAGCCGCCGGCCTGACATTTATGCGGCAATCCATACCCATCAGCCATATGCAACGGCTATTTCTTTGATCCAGAATGAATTCCGGGCGGATCTTACGACACTGGGGAATGCGTGCGGCGGTAATGTGAAAGTGACTCCTTACAGTTCTCCCGGCTCCACAGAAATGGGAATGGATACGGTAGAGTATCTGGGAGAAAGTCTCGCTGTTATTTTAGCCCATCACGGTGTGATGACCGTGGGAAAAAGCTTAAAACAGGCATTGACCGCAGCCGTCTATCTTGAAGAGACCGCAAAGGCATATCTCGCGGCAAAAGCATGCGGACCAACAAAGGAATTAAGCGATGCCCAGATCAGGCAGACGGTAGAAATCTATAAGTATGTAGGACAGGGGACGTCTCAAATGCCAGAGGGCTTAACGGACCGGATCAGTTGATCCAATATCCAGCCAAAAAGCCGGGAAAACGTAATTCTTTTTAGAATTTACGGTTTCCCGGCTTTCATTCGATCTATTATACCCATAGGACACACCGTGTTTTATACCATTCGGCTCTTAGGTAGTGTCTGCTGGATAAGGATGACAGCGGAACAGAAGGCACCACTACGATAGTTTTTCTCTATTATCGGAAGGAGGCCTTTCCAGAGCCGACTGGAGATAATGGAGAAAAACTCATTATCTGCTGAACTCAACCAGCAAAAGTTCCACTCCGATCCGGTCTCCTATCTTTCCAGTCTTAATCCCCTCGTCAGTGGCCGCGCATTTCTTTATCATCGTATACAGTTCTTCCTTTTGAAACAGACGGACCTGCTGTTTTAGCTTTCCTGCCACAAAAGGCGGTACTTTTAATTCCTTTGCCATCTCACTCTGGGATTTTCCGGCCGCGGCAAGAGACTGGGTCTGTAACAACTGGTTACACTGTCTTACTAAAAGGGCAAGAATACCGAACGGTGATTCTTTTAATTCAATCAAATCATAGTAGAGCTTTAATACAGTGTCCCTCTGCTTCTTCGCAATAGCCTCCAGCATGACAAAGATCTGATTGGTCGTCTGGGAGGTGGTAAGGGCTTCCAGATCCGCAGCAGTTATGACTTCCCGGCCCCGGGTATAGTCGATCAGCTTTACGATCTCATTTTTTATGGTAAACATATCATGCCCCGTCTTATAAAGAAAAAGCTGAAGATCCTTCTGGGTCATTTTCCTGCCTTCCTTAGCAAGCATCTGGGCAATCCATAGAACCAGTTCTTTTTCCTTCGGCGTCTCAAAGGCTACTGCACACCCCTCTTTGTTGATGTACTTATAGATCTTGGATCTTTTGTCTGCCTCATCCTCTATGATCAGAAGAATGGTAGACTCAGGGATATCCTTCAGCGCTTTTAAAAAATCTTCATTGCTCTTTTTCCCAAGTTCCGTCTGATCCAGCACGATAAGACGGTGGTCATTAAAAAACGGCATGGTCTGCATAAGCTCCAGGATTTCCGGAAGATCTGCCTTTTTCCCCTCAAAATAAGAATAATTCATCGTATCTTCCGCGGGAATCAGAGCTTTTTTTAATCTGTCTCTCGTCTGGGCAAGCAGATACTTTTCTTTTCCATAAAACAGATAAAGATTCTGATAATTTTGTTCTTTTATATGTTCCAATACTCTTTTCATGGTCACAGTCTCTCTCTTCCGTTATATTCAATACACAATGCCGTAAGCTCCGCGAGCATGGCCTGCCCTTCATCCTCTTTCCTGAAAGCCAGATAAAGAGTCCTCTCATTCTGCTCGAGATCTAAATAAAAGATCAGGAGGTTTCCTTTTTTTGCTTCCTCCTCCACAGCTTTCAGAGGCATGACAGCGATTCCCATCCCCATGCTCACCGACCGCTTCATAATCTCTTTGTCGTGGATCTTTGCCGCCACATGCAGAGTCTTTAAGTCGATGCCGTGTTCTTCTAAAAAGCGGTCCTCATCTTCCTCCGTGTCATCGGTCAGTTCCCTTAAGATAAACGGTTCCCTTAGGAGGCCCTCCAGGGTATATCCATTTTCCAGCAGGTTCCGATACCTCTCACGGTTGGGGGCGATCACCACCTGCTGGTCACAGCCGTACGGAATGAAGGTAAGCTCCGGCACATCTTCGTGCCTCCCCAGAAATCCAAGATCCGCTTCTTTTGTAAGGAGCATCTCCACCGTCTTTGCACTGTTCTTCTGAATCAGGGCAATATCTGTATCTCCATGCAGTTTTTTGAACTTCTCTAAAATGTCCGGCAGAACATACTGGAGGGCAACAGAATCCCCTGCCAGCACAAGGGATGTCTTCTCATCCCCGGAACGAATAAACTCTTTATATGCTTCATTCCTTAAATCCAGCATCTTTTTGGCATATCCGTATAGCTTTTCTCCCTCTTCTGTAACCTCCACATGCTTTGTTGTCCGGTCAAACAGCCTGCAGGATAGTTCCTGCTCCAAAGACACCACATGGGCACTGACCGTAGGCTGGGACAGAAACATCTCTTTTGCGGCCTTAGAAAAGCTGTGATGCTGCACTACATTTACAAATGCCTCTAGCTGTCGAAACTCCATGTCTTTACCTCACTCTGCCGTAATATTCCATCAGTCTCACATAATCCTGGGGCGTGTCCGTATCCAGCATACAGCCCGGGTCATCCTCCACAGTCACCAGAACCGTGGATTCTAAAAATTGCAGGAGCGCCCGCCTCAGCCCTCCACTTCCCCGGAACTTTAAAAGATAAGGAAAACACTCACAGGAGATCACCGGAGGATGGATTCTCCTCCCCTCTTTGACAGGAATCACAACCAAAGGCGCCGCTGCCTCAAACCAGGCAAAAAGCGTCTCATAAGTTCTCCCGGAGATCATAGGCATATCTCCTGGCACGACCACAGCGCCGTCAAACGACAGGGCCTGTGCCAAACCTAGCTGCACTGACTGCATCATATCACCGTGCTCAAAATTCTGATTATATACAAACTCTACTCTTTCAAGACCGGAAAGCTCCTCTTCAATCTCTTTGCTCCGGCATCCAACAACCACTATGACCTTACAAACCCCGGCATCCAGAAGACTTACTACCGTGGCCCTGATAATGGTGCTGTCTCCAAATGGGAGCAGCGGCTTAAAGGCTCCCATCCTCCGGGAAAGACCTGCACATGGGACGATGCCGGCAAATTTCTTCTTTTTATTCATTTTCTTATTATATCAATTTTAGAACGTAAAAACCAGAACATCCTGCTCTAAATGAACAGGTATTATACGGATCAGACATTTATAAATCAATAAAATAATTTTGTATACTCGGTCTGTGTATCCGCTATATGATAAATATATACAGTTTTATCAATCTTGCGGTAAATCGCCACCTGTTTTTCGCAGATGATCATACGGTATCCCCGTTCATTCAGCCATTTATCCGGGGTCAAAGACCCCGAATCAGGATATGATTCCAGCCTTTCAATCGTATTCAAAATATGATCGCTGACTTTTAACGCTGTTCTAACATCAAATTGTAGTATATACCAATCTTCGATACGTTTTAAATCTTCCCACGCTGTTGGAAGAATCCCAACTTTATAATGCATCAATCCGATCCCTCAATCTCTTTCTCGCCTCTGTGACGCTGAGTGTTTCTGCGCCGCTTAGACGTTCCAGTTCCGCCTGCAATACTTTTTCCCGAAGATCCAGCATCTGTTCTCTCTTCTCAAAGGCATCAATATTCATAAATACTCCATCACCTTCGCCGTTTCGTGTAATATAAATAGGTTCTTTTGTTTCTTTTGCCATATCAGAAATAGATGAATAATCATTTCTCAATGCAGCGGATGCTTTTATAATCATTTTTCACACCTCCATATCTATAATTTGATATAATTATATCAAATTATAGATATGGAGTAAATAAAAACACTTTTTCTTCGTATTCACAAAAATTTATATCATCTGTATGAATGTAAATACCACCGCTTTCTTTCCATAGAAAACCACAGCATTCCTTGTTTGGATGTTTCGTAAATCCTGCACTCAGAAGCTTTCAGTCGTTCTATGGTCTCCCTGTGCGGATGCCCATACCGGTTGTTTTTCCCAGCAGACACCACAGCAATTCCAGGTTTTAACTGTCTAAGCAGTGCTTCCCCCGTCCCATTCCTGGATCCATGGTGCCCTGCCTTTAAAACATCTGCCGGTTCCACTCCCTCCTGCACCAAAAGCTCCTCCCCTTCCTTCTCCAAATCACCGGTCAGGAGAGCGGAGAATTGTCCCACTTCCAGCCGGAACACCAGGGATGCCGCATTTTTCTCCAGTTTGTCATCCGGTTTTGGATGCAGGCATTCCATTGACCAGTCCTGCCCGGAAATTTTACTGCCCCGTGCCAGATACGCTACAGGGACATGATTCTTCTGCGCCAGTTTCTCCATCTCCTTATAAGCCTGATCCTTTGTTACATCCGGCAGATAAAGCCGTTTGATGATCCCCATGGACAGAAGCTCCTGAATACCTGAATAGTGGTCCGAATCCAAGTGGGTGACCACAGCGGCACTGACGGCTTTGTAGCCCTGGGATTTTATGTAGGGAGCAATGAGGTACCGGCCCACATTCTTTTTGGAGGAGCTTCCCCCGTCCACCAGGATCATGTCACTGCGGTTCAGGGATAAGGCGATGCAGTCTCCCTGCCCCACGTCCAAAAAAGAAATTTTATCCGCTCTCTTTTGTACCCCTAAAACCAGAAAACAGGCTCCTGC
Coding sequences within:
- a CDS encoding thiamine pyrophosphate-dependent enzyme, with the protein product MSQKATVDEIQKTADSIRRQILKTALDKGGCYLAQACSSAELVASLYMEIMNLGPSAGEWEPIPFPGVPGPGNMNYQRGAAYHGVPAPDKDRFFVSCCHYASVIYCALAATGRISPDCMEKFNVDGWNMEMIGAEHSPGFENTAGSLGQTVSIAAGTAHARKMKGETGKVFCLLGDGELQEGQLWECIQSASYFKLDNFIVLVDANGQQVEGATDHQTNVEPMTDRFEAFGAVCVSCDGHDIQAVIDAASKTPHKDKPLVVIARTNGTTGIPPLQKRWPFLHFVRIKEDERDEFIKIYEEL
- the holA gene encoding DNA polymerase III subunit delta codes for the protein MKRVLEHIKEQNYQNLYLFYGKEKYLLAQTRDRLKKALIPAEDTMNYSYFEGKKADLPEILELMQTMPFFNDHRLIVLDQTELGKKSNEDFLKALKDIPESTILLIIEDEADKRSKIYKYINKEGCAVAFETPKEKELVLWIAQMLAKEGRKMTQKDLQLFLYKTGHDMFTIKNEIVKLIDYTRGREVITAADLEALTTSQTTNQIFVMLEAIAKKQRDTVLKLYYDLIELKESPFGILALLVRQCNQLLQTQSLAAAGKSQSEMAKELKVPPFVAGKLKQQVRLFQKEELYTMIKKCAATDEGIKTGKIGDRIGVELLLVEFSR
- a CDS encoding type II toxin-antitoxin system RelE/ParE family toxin, with protein sequence MHYKVGILPTAWEDLKRIEDWYILQFDVRTALKVSDHILNTIERLESYPDSGSLTPDKWLNERGYRMIICEKQVAIYRKIDKTVYIYHIADTQTEYTKLFY
- a CDS encoding class II aldolase/adducin family protein, which gives rise to MFLEEKKRIIEAGIKLDRYGLISLAGGNISTKTDTGEILMTPSGMIYEDMEPDDVLVMDLEGHIIEGTNKPSSDMDGILYIFSRRPDIYAAIHTHQPYATAISLIQNEFRADLTTLGNACGGNVKVTPYSSPGSTEMGMDTVEYLGESLAVILAHHGVMTVGKSLKQALTAAVYLEETAKAYLAAKACGPTKELSDAQIRQTVEIYKYVGQGTSQMPEGLTDRIS
- a CDS encoding selenium metabolism-associated LysR family transcriptional regulator, encoding MEFRQLEAFVNVVQHHSFSKAAKEMFLSQPTVSAHVVSLEQELSCRLFDRTTKHVEVTEEGEKLYGYAKKMLDLRNEAYKEFIRSGDEKTSLVLAGDSVALQYVLPDILEKFKKLHGDTDIALIQKNSAKTVEMLLTKEADLGFLGRHEDVPELTFIPYGCDQQVVIAPNRERYRNLLENGYTLEGLLREPFILRELTDDTEEDEDRFLEEHGIDLKTLHVAAKIHDKEIMKRSVSMGMGIAVMPLKAVEEEAKKGNLLIFYLDLEQNERTLYLAFRKEDEGQAMLAELTALCIEYNGRERL
- a CDS encoding transketolase family protein, yielding MKIEVNTHEKSMLAFAEKHPETLVLSADLGTSCEVKKFRAQKPESYLTMGIAEQNMCSWAAGLAREGYRPFLHTFAVFLYRRILDQLEMSVAYPNLPVVFVGFVPGITTPGGVTHQSINDVATLRSVPNMAIFDIGDATEIEGVLDLAYEWNGPVYIRMLRKEVPRLFPANEPMQFNHARVLSEGDDVVIFSSSICTEEAMRATAALKEKGISVQHMHISTLKPFTDPSVTAAIKKAKYGVVTIENHLTTGGLGTAVADVIAENGLGKRLIKIGLKSYPHGASKMYLMKKYGIDAMNLVYAVEDLTGKKLNLNESDLEDVRFVDFLEV
- a CDS encoding type II toxin-antitoxin system Phd/YefM family antitoxin produces the protein MIIKASAALRNDYSSISDMAKETKEPIYITRNGEGDGVFMNIDAFEKREQMLDLREKVLQAELERLSGAETLSVTEARKRLRDRIDAL
- a CDS encoding nucleotidyltransferase family protein; translated protein: MNKKKKFAGIVPCAGLSRRMGAFKPLLPFGDSTIIRATVVSLLDAGVCKVIVVVGCRSKEIEEELSGLERVEFVYNQNFEHGDMMQSVQLGLAQALSFDGAVVVPGDMPMISGRTYETLFAWFEAAAPLVVIPVKEGRRIHPPVISCECFPYLLKFRGSGGLRRALLQFLESTVLVTVEDDPGCMLDTDTPQDYVRLMEYYGRVR